Proteins co-encoded in one Arachis hypogaea cultivar Tifrunner chromosome 11, arahy.Tifrunner.gnm2.J5K5, whole genome shotgun sequence genomic window:
- the LOC140176210 gene encoding zinc finger BED domain-containing protein RICESLEEPER 3-like, with product MGIAVILDPRYKLDGLEYKFARVCEDPNECTRKVERIKQSCYELLNEYQKNTSNLSNMSVESTQELRVNVDEDDDVEEDVHPLTPDFDILTWWKINGVRFPTLQKITRDIFAISVSIVTSESSFSTSGRIVATHCGSLHEDTVKALMCNQNCGKPDYQTANEDDDVFSKLTKE from the exons ATGGGTATTGCTGTAATTCTAGATCCTAGGTATAAGCTTGATGGGCTTGAATATAAGTTTGCTAGAGTATGTGAAGATCCTAATGAATGCACAAGGAAAGTTGAGAGAATCAAACAGTCATGCTATGAGTTGCTTAATGAATATCAAAAGAATACATCTAATTTAAGCAATATGTCAGTGGAATCTACACAAGAGCTTAGGGTTAATgtagatgaagatgatgatgttg AGGAAGATGTTCATCCTCTAACTCctgattttgatatattaacTTGGTGGAAGATAAATGGAGTTAGGTTTCCAACTCTTCAAAAAATTACAAGAGACATATTTGCCATTTCTGTGTCTATTGTTACTTCTGAGTCTTCTTTTAGCACAAGTGGCCGTATAGTTGCTACTCATTGTGGTAGTCTTCATGAAGATACAGTGAAAGCTCTTATGTGCAATCAAAATTG TGGAAAACCTGATTATCAAACTGcaaatgaagatgatgatgtatTTTCTAAATTGACGAAAGAGTAA